CCTGGTCAACACCGACCGCATGTGGCACTACCCGGAAGGAATGATTAACTGGGACCCGATTTGGCCGGGCCACGGTATCCGCATCATTCCCGGCCCGAGCGCCTTATGGCTCGACGCGAGCGGAAAGCGCCTGCCTGCGCACCTATTTCCAGGTTCCGACAACCTCGCAGCCCTGTCACATATCGGGCGCACCGGCTACGGTTACTCCTGGTTCATCCTCAACCAGGCCATCGCCGACAAAGAGTTCATCTTCTCCGGCTCGGAGCAAAACCCGGATTTGACTGACAAGTCCCTCAAAAAGCTCGCCGGGAAACTCGGTCCGGGAACTGCAGCGCCCATCAAAGCTTTCCAAAACAACGGTGTCGACTGGGTCACGGCGTCCACCCTCGACGAACTGATCGAGGGCATGAACGCGCTTGGCGAGGTCACACTGGACGCCGAACTGGTCCGCCGCCAAATTATCGACCGCGACGCCCAGATGATGAACCCCTTTTCCAAAGACATCCAAGTCAATTACATCCGCATGGCGCGAAACTTCTTGGGTGACAAAATCGTGCGCGTCCACCCGCCGCACCGCCTCCTCGACGAAACGAAAGGCCCGCTGATCGCAGTACGGCTGCACATTTTGACGCGGAAAACACTCGGCGGGATCGAAACCGACCTTGCCGGCCGTGCCTTAACCGCCGATGGGTCCGTTTTCGAAGGGCTCTACGCCTGCGGGGAAGCCGCCGGCTTCGGCGGCGGCGGAATGCACGGCAAAAACGCGCTGGAAGGTACCTTCCTGGGCGGATGTATCCACTCAGGTAAGCGAGTCGGAGAGACGCTGGGGCGAGGTTAGTTCGCTGCGGGGGCGGGCGGTGGAACCGGGGCTCCCGCCGGCGGAGCGATCTTCGGGTAGCGGCGTTGCCTCGACTGGGAAGCTGTTGCGTCTGCTGCGGTCGGTGCAAAGCTCGTTACCGCTGCAGCGCTGGCGGGGAAGGGCCGGTGTGGGGTGGGATCCCAGTCGGAGTCGACCAGCTTCTTTTGCGACCACAAGCCGAGGGCGAAGACCGCAGCGCCGATCAGCACAAGCAGCGCGAGTCCGCCGACGTTGCCCACGCGGGCCGCAAGGCCCACAAGGATGCCGAACCAGCCGAAGTCGGCGTCGCCAAAGGTTGTGTTCTGCGCCCCGAAGCTTCCGAGTGCTTGCAGGAGAAACGCCGGCAAGAACGTGAT
The Corynebacterium sp. BD556 genome window above contains:
- a CDS encoding FAD-binding dehydrogenase, producing MKETMRAGGQADVIVVGSGLSGMVAGYEAARAGRKVVFVEQESKANLGGQAFWSLGGLFLVDSPEQSLMKVKDSEELAWVDWLNSADYDDEEHDNWPRRWGREFVRFATHEMRDYLKGLGLRVLPTIGWAERGSGDASGHGNSVPRFHVTWGTGPEVVRVFADPLRAFEAEGRVEFRFRHRVDDIIVENGAAVGVRGVQLVEDTGARAEASSSDELAAFELRGAAIVIATGGIGGNLEKVRRSWPEDRWGPCPDNMVTGVPAYVDGRGIDIASEAGARLVNTDRMWHYPEGMINWDPIWPGHGIRIIPGPSALWLDASGKRLPAHLFPGSDNLAALSHIGRTGYGYSWFILNQAIADKEFIFSGSEQNPDLTDKSLKKLAGKLGPGTAAPIKAFQNNGVDWVTASTLDELIEGMNALGEVTLDAELVRRQIIDRDAQMMNPFSKDIQVNYIRMARNFLGDKIVRVHPPHRLLDETKGPLIAVRLHILTRKTLGGIETDLAGRALTADGSVFEGLYACGEAAGFGGGGMHGKNALEGTFLGGCIHSGKRVGETLGRG